In one window of Tumebacillus algifaecis DNA:
- a CDS encoding MBL fold metallo-hydrolase, translating into MKVHKIALPTPFQIGDVNVYLLRDGDRLTLVDTGTSSREGERVLERKLAEVGVRVEDLQQIVLTHYHADHAGLLERLVARSGATVYAHPLTHDLIMPTATSLAKRVAFFDHVYLGMGMVEETRRQSIVQQVSSYQDDMGRAGVDVVLQEGDRLPGHEQWRVIYTPGHSQDHLSLFDDTNGVMLLGDHLLQNIASNAFIEPAAREGEERPKTLMIYRQALRKIYDLEWQVGYPGHFEEIRNYRELIEKRFRSQEKRARMVVEQVKAGKRTGLEVCEALFPKAMNYLPLVMSETLGHLDWMTAEGRIARETTEDGVWMFS; encoded by the coding sequence ATGAAGGTTCATAAAATAGCACTTCCGACTCCTTTTCAGATCGGGGACGTGAACGTGTATTTGTTGCGTGACGGTGATCGGTTGACACTGGTCGATACGGGGACGAGCAGTCGGGAAGGGGAACGCGTGCTGGAGCGGAAGTTGGCCGAAGTTGGCGTTCGCGTTGAGGATTTGCAGCAGATCGTGTTGACCCATTATCATGCCGACCATGCCGGGCTGTTGGAACGGCTGGTTGCCCGAAGTGGTGCGACCGTGTACGCCCATCCGCTGACTCACGATTTGATCATGCCGACAGCAACGAGCTTGGCGAAGCGCGTGGCGTTTTTTGATCACGTGTATCTGGGCATGGGAATGGTAGAGGAGACGCGGCGCCAGTCGATCGTCCAGCAGGTGTCCAGTTATCAGGATGACATGGGACGAGCGGGCGTCGATGTGGTGTTGCAGGAAGGCGACCGTTTGCCCGGTCATGAGCAATGGCGGGTGATTTACACGCCGGGCCATTCGCAGGATCACCTCTCTTTGTTCGACGACACAAACGGTGTGATGCTGCTCGGCGATCATCTTTTGCAAAACATCGCTTCCAACGCATTTATCGAGCCTGCCGCTCGTGAAGGGGAGGAGCGTCCGAAAACGCTGATGATCTACCGCCAAGCGTTGCGCAAAATTTATGACCTCGAGTGGCAAGTCGGGTATCCTGGGCATTTTGAGGAGATTCGAAACTACCGCGAGTTGATCGAAAAGCGCTTTCGGTCGCAGGAAAAGCGGGCGCGCATGGTGGTCGAACAGGTGAAAGCGGGCAAGCGCACAGGGCTTGAGGTGTGCGAAGCGCTGTTCCCGAAAGCGATGAACTACTTGCCGCTGGTGATGTCGGAGACGCTCGGCCATCTCGACTGGATGACGGCAGAGGGCAGGATCGCGCGAGAGACGACCGAAGACGGCGTGTGGATGTTCAGTTGA
- a CDS encoding metallophosphoesterase family protein: protein MRRRSYWTALLGALLFVALLFPVRGLAVTPEGEVPLLTFAAFSDVHVVDARNIDHYRSTHKFRHALRDLVPSKPDFLVINGDLSNGREQDLLLVRSLVKENGNFKLFPSMGNHEYYYQWQNPKWNDERAKKQFQQIFGLEQLYYDHFEKGAHFIHLSPEQYMAKQKEIGEAAWLSDQQIAWFKKTLLSSKAPTFVFLHQPLDNTVGKTDVGISAVQTAQLLAIAKLHPQVVWFSGHSHVSITANSEYVQQDGITFVGLGSIFQPVEVSSTAFEGSIKEGGYHLRVDPLKSESRFVELYRDRIVIRDRDHQKNAWGNKHVIQIDSKSLLTR from the coding sequence ATGCGGAGGAGATCGTATTGGACAGCTCTGCTCGGCGCACTGCTGTTCGTCGCCCTGCTGTTCCCTGTACGCGGATTGGCAGTGACCCCTGAAGGCGAGGTGCCGCTGCTAACATTTGCAGCATTCTCAGATGTGCATGTGGTGGATGCGCGGAACATCGACCACTACAGGAGCACCCACAAGTTCCGACATGCCTTGCGCGACCTCGTCCCGTCCAAGCCTGACTTTCTCGTCATCAACGGCGACCTGAGCAATGGCCGGGAACAGGATCTGTTGCTGGTACGATCGCTCGTCAAGGAGAACGGCAATTTCAAACTGTTCCCTAGCATGGGCAACCACGAATATTATTACCAATGGCAAAATCCAAAGTGGAACGACGAGCGGGCCAAAAAGCAGTTTCAACAGATCTTTGGCCTCGAACAACTCTACTACGACCATTTTGAAAAAGGGGCACATTTCATCCATCTCTCGCCCGAGCAGTACATGGCCAAACAAAAGGAGATCGGCGAAGCAGCTTGGCTGTCCGACCAGCAGATCGCTTGGTTTAAAAAAACGCTACTCAGCTCGAAAGCGCCGACCTTCGTCTTCCTCCATCAACCGCTCGACAACACGGTCGGCAAAACGGATGTCGGCATCTCCGCCGTGCAGACCGCACAACTGCTCGCCATCGCTAAACTTCATCCGCAAGTGGTCTGGTTCTCCGGTCACTCCCACGTTTCCATCACCGCAAACAGCGAATATGTGCAACAGGATGGCATCACCTTCGTCGGTCTCGGCTCCATCTTTCAGCCGGTTGAAGTCTCAAGCACGGCGTTCGAAGGCAGCATAAAAGAGGGGGGCTACCACTTGCGCGTCGATCCGTTGAAAAGCGAATCGCGCTTTGTCGAACTCTACCGCGACCGCATCGTCATCCGCGACCGCGATCACCAGAAAAACGCATGGGGAAACAAACATGTGATTCAAATCGACAGCAAAAGCCTCCTCACTCGTTGA
- a CDS encoding M24 family metallopeptidase — protein sequence MSIYEVRLERIQEWMTEQSVGVLLVTSPPNVYYLTGFDCHPHERFMALCVTASGERALFVPTLEKEEAEKTGFANIVTVSDTDDPMQKLRDVIGDGPYGTLAVEKLHMTVARYEQLQTVFGEDKAVAAEDLLLGMRLSKDQEEAAIMKKAAEIADRAVEAGINAIAIGKTEQELVAVVESTMIGLGASGTSFSTIVLAGEKSALPHGSPGSRTIQKGDFVLFDLGAVYEGYCSDITRTVIVGEATAQQREIYETVLAANLAGIAATKPGRPAKEVDRAARDVIEAAGYGEYFTHRVGHGLGIEVHEFPSMHGNNEQEMVPGMVFTIEPGVYVPEVGGVRIEDDVIVTADGVEILTSYPKDLQIIPV from the coding sequence ATGTCGATTTATGAAGTGCGATTAGAGCGAATTCAGGAGTGGATGACGGAGCAAAGCGTGGGCGTGCTGTTGGTGACTTCGCCGCCGAACGTTTATTATTTGACTGGCTTTGACTGCCATCCGCATGAGCGGTTCATGGCACTTTGCGTGACAGCTTCAGGGGAGCGCGCGCTGTTTGTGCCGACGCTGGAGAAGGAAGAAGCGGAGAAGACCGGATTTGCGAACATCGTCACCGTGTCCGACACCGATGACCCGATGCAAAAGCTGCGTGATGTGATCGGCGACGGACCGTATGGGACGCTGGCGGTGGAGAAATTGCACATGACGGTGGCTCGCTATGAGCAACTGCAGACGGTGTTTGGCGAGGACAAAGCGGTGGCGGCGGAAGACCTGTTGCTCGGCATGCGTCTGAGCAAGGATCAGGAAGAAGCGGCCATCATGAAAAAAGCGGCCGAGATCGCGGACCGCGCAGTGGAAGCAGGCATCAATGCGATCGCCATCGGCAAGACGGAGCAGGAGTTGGTTGCGGTTGTCGAGTCCACGATGATCGGACTTGGCGCATCGGGTACCTCGTTCTCGACCATCGTGCTCGCCGGTGAAAAGAGCGCGTTGCCGCATGGCTCGCCGGGCAGTCGCACCATCCAAAAAGGGGATTTTGTGCTGTTCGACCTCGGGGCTGTCTATGAGGGCTATTGCTCCGACATCACCCGCACCGTCATCGTCGGGGAAGCGACGGCGCAGCAGCGCGAGATCTATGAGACGGTGCTGGCGGCCAATCTCGCGGGCATCGCTGCGACCAAGCCGGGTCGCCCGGCGAAAGAGGTGGACCGCGCCGCGCGCGACGTGATCGAAGCGGCAGGCTACGGTGAATATTTCACGCACCGCGTAGGGCACGGACTCGGGATCGAGGTGCATGAGTTCCCATCGATGCATGGGAACAATGAACAGGAAATGGTGCCGGGCATGGTGTTCACGATCGAGCCGGGTGTCTACGTGCCGGAAGTGGGCGGCGTGCGGATCGAAGACGATGTGATCGTCACCGCGGACGGTGTGGAAATCCTGACTTCCTATCCGAAAGACTTGCAGATCATCCCGGTCTAA
- a CDS encoding group I truncated hemoglobin, with protein MSENTSLYAKLGGQEAIAAVVDNFYDRLLQDDTVNEFFKHTDMEKQRRHQAMFISFALGGPNQYTGKSMAHAHAGMNLQMSHFMAVANHLSAALRDFHVSEEDIQTVINHLLTLKDDILGK; from the coding sequence ATGTCAGAAAACACATCGCTGTATGCCAAACTGGGTGGCCAAGAGGCGATTGCAGCCGTTGTTGATAACTTCTACGACCGCTTGCTCCAAGATGACACCGTCAATGAATTTTTCAAACATACCGACATGGAAAAACAGCGCCGTCACCAAGCGATGTTTATCTCCTTTGCACTGGGCGGCCCCAACCAATACACTGGTAAAAGCATGGCCCATGCACACGCAGGCATGAATCTGCAAATGTCACACTTCATGGCGGTGGCCAACCATCTGTCCGCAGCTCTGCGCGATTTTCACGTTTCCGAAGAGGACATTCAAACGGTGATCAACCACTTGCTGACCCTAAAAGATGATATCTTGGGCAAGTAA
- a CDS encoding MFS transporter encodes MLGYLRSLVKLPPAVQFYLLSEMLFGVGIGMAVILNFHYLELGFDTSDIGLAVSVYTLTVALLSYPAGMITDRFGSKLTMIFGSLFVVLGYVLLAFIETPLQLILAQIVSGFGFSFVIACEFPYIMNLCEKQEDETTAYNLLVSAFTLALALGNILGTKLPAIMPAGNTTYQSTIYLIAGSFLIMLIMRCFLPAKSKRVAIAESSRPKKTSWKVIPSKQVMIYVLFATTNGLIFSMLGPFENVILRERFALTDDTIGYMLAFNSFLLFLASLFTPYIMKKSWRLIALYSAYALYLVSMLMMGFNVIVYAFYLFLLGKGFSATLFNSFIDSSMMKATHDDERGLHSGLRNLFRSGAGAIASAFAGYLLLGGDYNSIYFITFLIIVAQALLYVFVVRHQLRQDLNEKF; translated from the coding sequence ATGCTCGGCTATCTGCGCTCCCTTGTTAAGCTCCCACCTGCTGTCCAGTTCTACTTGTTGTCCGAAATGCTTTTTGGGGTCGGCATCGGCATGGCGGTCATTTTGAATTTTCACTATTTAGAATTAGGCTTTGACACGTCCGATATCGGTCTTGCCGTCTCGGTTTACACACTGACCGTCGCCCTGCTTTCGTACCCGGCCGGGATGATCACCGACCGTTTCGGTTCGAAATTAACGATGATTTTCGGTTCCCTGTTCGTCGTGCTCGGCTATGTGCTGCTCGCCTTTATCGAAACGCCTCTGCAACTGATCCTCGCTCAGATCGTCTCCGGGTTTGGCTTCTCGTTCGTCATCGCCTGCGAATTCCCGTACATCATGAATCTATGTGAGAAACAGGAGGACGAGACGACCGCCTACAACCTGCTCGTCTCCGCTTTCACCTTGGCGTTGGCGTTAGGCAACATCTTGGGCACCAAGCTTCCGGCCATCATGCCAGCAGGCAACACCACCTATCAGAGCACGATCTATCTGATCGCTGGCTCCTTTCTCATCATGCTGATCATGCGCTGTTTTTTACCAGCCAAAAGCAAGCGGGTCGCGATCGCCGAATCGAGCCGTCCGAAAAAGACGAGCTGGAAAGTCATTCCGAGCAAACAGGTGATGATCTACGTCCTGTTCGCCACCACCAACGGTTTGATTTTCTCGATGCTAGGTCCGTTTGAAAATGTCATCCTCCGCGAGCGATTTGCGTTGACCGACGATACGATCGGCTACATGCTGGCGTTCAACTCGTTCCTGCTCTTCCTCGCGTCCTTGTTCACGCCGTACATCATGAAGAAGTCTTGGCGTCTGATCGCCTTGTACAGCGCTTATGCGCTCTATCTGGTGTCGATGCTAATGATGGGCTTTAATGTGATCGTCTACGCCTTCTACCTGTTCCTGCTCGGCAAAGGATTCAGCGCCACGCTGTTCAACTCGTTTATCGATTCCTCGATGATGAAAGCGACGCATGACGATGAGCGCGGACTGCATTCCGGCTTGCGCAACCTGTTTCGCTCGGGGGCAGGCGCGATCGCTTCCGCGTTTGCCGGCTACTTGCTCTTGGGCGGTGACTACAACTCGATCTACTTCATCACCTTCCTGATCATCGTCGCACAAGCCTTGCTCTATGTATTCGTGGTACGTCATCAACTTCGTCAGGATTTGAACGAAAAATTTTGA
- a CDS encoding GTP pyrophosphokinase: MIKNYTPSKGDLEKLARMKAPYQQTIDELKVKLKGIKYGCLQEKSYSPIEYVVGRVKSTESMLQKAELKGVQIGVGNWIEEVEQAVKDIAGLRLVSRYVEDIREVLEILTSREDFVIEEVKDYIAIPKDSGYRSIHVIVRYPTYHGAVKKDAFCEIQLRTLAMNFWATNEHELRYKYDQKLPDDMRAALRRAADTAHELDMQMGEFRREIRDAHELNLQYAMSNEVKLEEIFSLYVKKDYKRAQELYRHYFGDGHDFTHDPKLKMIDDLLGSRLKMMKEIR, from the coding sequence ATGATCAAGAATTACACGCCGAGCAAAGGCGATTTAGAGAAACTGGCGCGGATGAAAGCACCGTACCAGCAAACGATAGATGAATTGAAAGTCAAGCTGAAAGGCATAAAATACGGATGTCTGCAAGAAAAAAGCTACTCCCCGATCGAATATGTAGTCGGCCGTGTCAAATCGACCGAATCGATGCTGCAAAAAGCGGAACTCAAAGGCGTGCAGATCGGTGTCGGCAACTGGATTGAAGAGGTAGAGCAGGCGGTCAAGGACATTGCCGGACTTCGGCTGGTCTCCCGCTATGTCGAAGATATCCGCGAAGTGTTGGAGATTCTCACCTCGCGCGAGGACTTTGTGATCGAAGAGGTCAAAGACTACATCGCGATTCCCAAAGACTCCGGGTATCGCTCGATCCATGTGATCGTCCGCTACCCAACCTATCACGGCGCTGTAAAAAAGGATGCGTTCTGCGAGATTCAACTGCGGACGCTGGCGATGAACTTTTGGGCGACCAACGAGCATGAACTGCGCTACAAATATGATCAGAAATTGCCCGACGACATGCGCGCCGCCTTGCGCCGTGCAGCCGATACGGCGCATGAACTGGACATGCAGATGGGCGAGTTCCGCCGCGAGATTCGCGATGCGCATGAGTTGAACTTGCAGTATGCGATGTCCAATGAAGTGAAGCTCGAAGAGATCTTCTCGCTCTATGTGAAAAAAGACTACAAGCGCGCGCAAGAATTGTACCGTCACTATTTTGGCGACGGGCACGATTTTACACATGATCCGAAGCTGAAGATGATCGACGATCTGCTCGGTTCGCGTTTGAAGATGATGAAAGAAATTCGCTGA
- a CDS encoding AMP-dependent synthetase/ligase, which produces MASLPALLYETVSSFHNRDALIWKDEGSWHRMTYGVFWQRIQSLAYGLQQLGIKPQCKVALLSENRPAWTIADFAILSCGAITVPIYPTLTAAQIGYILDNGDVEIVLVENAELAAKVRAFATDKLRYIILIDETAIENNSNILSYSDVMETGYEMLQSQGPLSTWEQVDGEAIATICYTSGTTGPPKGVMLTHQNLLSNIVQTSRYIPIEPSDVTLSHLPLSHIFERTCGQFLILLTGAAISYAEEIGTVAQNIVEVQPTLLLSVPRFYEKVYTNVMKTVQESSPFKRWLFGIALRSGIKHAERPTFLTSLLHPLYDRLVYTKIRDKMGGKLRLLVSGGAALSPYLAEFLHAIGVPVSEGYGLTETSPVISTNPVSDIRIGTVGRPIPGLDLKLAADGEILVKGAGIMSGYYKDPNATAAAFDEDGWFCTGDIGHLQDGYLKIVERKKNILVLTTGKNVAPFPVESAMSRSPYIAQAVLFGDRRKYVTTLLVPDFVALQAWAAQHDLPSGMPKLLSSQAVIDLYQNEIERTLREFAPFEIPKKFVLLPRDLTLEEGELTPSLKVRIHVLQQKYQAEIDSMYEESEKIADNLATM; this is translated from the coding sequence ATGGCCAGTCTGCCCGCCTTGCTCTATGAAACCGTTTCTTCCTTTCACAACCGCGACGCTCTGATCTGGAAAGACGAAGGAAGCTGGCATCGCATGACGTACGGCGTGTTCTGGCAGCGCATCCAATCGCTGGCGTACGGCCTGCAACAGCTCGGTATAAAGCCGCAATGCAAAGTCGCCTTGCTCTCCGAAAACCGTCCCGCATGGACGATCGCCGACTTTGCCATCCTCTCCTGCGGCGCCATCACCGTGCCGATCTACCCGACGCTCACCGCCGCGCAGATCGGCTACATCCTCGACAACGGCGATGTGGAGATCGTCTTGGTGGAAAACGCCGAACTCGCCGCCAAAGTCCGCGCTTTTGCGACCGACAAACTGCGTTACATCATCCTCATCGACGAGACTGCGATCGAGAACAATTCGAACATCCTTTCCTACAGCGATGTGATGGAAACAGGCTATGAAATGCTACAAAGCCAAGGTCCGCTCAGCACCTGGGAGCAGGTCGATGGCGAGGCGATCGCCACGATCTGCTACACCTCCGGCACGACCGGCCCTCCGAAAGGTGTGATGCTGACTCATCAAAATTTGCTGTCCAACATCGTCCAGACCAGCCGATACATCCCGATTGAACCGAGCGATGTCACGCTGTCCCACCTGCCGCTCTCCCACATCTTCGAACGCACCTGCGGCCAATTTTTGATCTTGCTGACTGGAGCCGCGATCAGTTACGCAGAAGAGATCGGCACCGTGGCGCAAAACATCGTGGAAGTCCAACCGACCTTGCTCCTCTCCGTGCCCCGTTTTTATGAAAAAGTGTACACAAACGTGATGAAAACGGTACAGGAGTCCTCCCCCTTCAAACGCTGGCTGTTCGGCATCGCCCTCCGCTCAGGCATCAAACATGCAGAACGACCTACCTTCCTCACCTCCCTGCTCCATCCGCTGTACGACCGACTCGTCTACACCAAAATCCGCGACAAAATGGGCGGCAAGCTGCGTCTGCTCGTCTCAGGCGGTGCTGCCCTCTCCCCTTATCTTGCTGAATTTCTCCACGCGATCGGTGTGCCCGTCTCCGAAGGCTATGGATTGACCGAAACGTCCCCCGTCATTTCAACCAACCCTGTCTCCGACATCCGCATCGGTACCGTCGGGCGACCCATTCCCGGTCTGGACCTCAAACTGGCGGCAGATGGTGAAATTTTGGTCAAAGGTGCGGGCATCATGTCCGGCTACTACAAGGACCCAAATGCCACAGCAGCAGCTTTTGACGAAGACGGCTGGTTTTGCACAGGCGACATTGGCCACCTGCAAGACGGTTATCTGAAGATCGTCGAGCGCAAGAAAAACATCCTCGTCCTCACCACAGGCAAAAATGTCGCACCGTTCCCGGTCGAATCGGCGATGTCGCGCAGTCCCTACATCGCGCAGGCCGTCCTGTTTGGCGATCGCCGCAAATATGTGACAACATTGCTCGTCCCCGACTTTGTCGCCTTGCAGGCGTGGGCTGCTCAACACGATCTGCCGTCGGGCATGCCCAAGCTCTTGTCGTCACAGGCGGTGATCGACCTGTACCAAAACGAGATCGAGCGCACCCTGCGAGAGTTCGCCCCTTTTGAGATCCCGAAGAAATTCGTCCTGCTCCCCCGCGATCTGACACTGGAAGAAGGAGAACTCACACCGTCCTTAAAAGTCCGCATCCATGTGCTCCAACAAAAGTATCAAGCCGAGATCGATTCGATGTATGAAGAATCGGAAAAAATAGCTGACAACCTCGCCACCATGTAG
- a CDS encoding alpha/beta fold hydrolase, giving the protein MHHYVREHGTGIPVVFIHGFAGNSRTWLPQVRMFQKKFRVLLYDLRGHGKTGGSKVASYDAELYADDLAAMLKAKGITSAHICSLSMGALVAQAFASKYPEMVRTLTLAGGFYRLPWYFRAVVSPLNRTLTRILPPSMIVRIGSKVLMPRRREQVGRQAFIKASQDLCPREFEKIISFLTSANGSGLCRKLKVPTHLISGDADYWFVGQVKKMKDWIHGAKLHLLKGCAHVVTIERFAEFNALYLEILERFEQQQLKLANS; this is encoded by the coding sequence ATGCACCACTATGTAAGAGAACATGGAACCGGTATTCCGGTCGTTTTTATACACGGTTTCGCCGGCAACTCGCGCACCTGGCTGCCACAAGTGCGGATGTTTCAAAAAAAGTTTCGCGTCTTGCTCTACGATTTGCGCGGACACGGCAAGACCGGCGGTTCGAAAGTAGCTTCCTATGATGCGGAGTTATATGCGGACGACCTCGCCGCCATGCTGAAAGCAAAAGGGATCACCTCCGCTCACATCTGTTCCCTGTCGATGGGCGCCTTGGTGGCACAAGCGTTTGCGAGCAAATATCCGGAGATGGTGCGGACGTTGACGCTCGCTGGCGGCTTCTATCGCCTGCCGTGGTATTTCCGCGCAGTGGTCTCACCGCTCAACCGTACCTTGACGCGCATTCTGCCGCCGAGCATGATCGTGCGCATCGGCTCAAAAGTCCTGATGCCACGCCGCCGCGAGCAGGTCGGACGCCAAGCGTTCATCAAAGCCAGCCAAGATTTGTGCCCACGCGAATTTGAGAAGATCATCTCCTTTTTGACCAGTGCGAACGGGAGCGGGCTTTGTCGCAAGCTAAAAGTGCCGACACACCTGATCTCCGGAGATGCCGACTATTGGTTTGTCGGACAAGTCAAAAAGATGAAAGATTGGATTCATGGTGCCAAGCTTCACCTGTTGAAAGGTTGCGCACACGTCGTGACGATCGAACGGTTTGCCGAGTTTAACGCGCTGTACTTAGAAATCTTGGAGCGCTTCGAGCAACAACAGCTTAAACTGGCCAATTCGTAA
- a CDS encoding CoA-binding protein has translation MYQEPTHDELRQWLTETKIIAVVGLSDKPERTSYLIADTMQQRGYRIIPVNPMVEEVLGETSYPTLEDVPEGIDLVNVFRRSEELYSVVEAAIKAGAKRIWAQSGVYDEKAAELAKANGVEIVMDQCIAVAHTQLVGGKF, from the coding sequence ATGTACCAAGAACCGACACATGACGAGTTGCGCCAATGGTTGACCGAAACGAAAATTATCGCCGTCGTCGGCCTGTCCGACAAGCCAGAACGCACCTCGTACCTGATTGCAGATACGATGCAACAGCGCGGTTATCGGATCATTCCGGTCAATCCAATGGTCGAAGAGGTATTGGGCGAGACTTCTTATCCCACACTGGAAGATGTACCGGAAGGAATCGATCTGGTCAACGTCTTCCGCCGCAGCGAAGAACTGTACAGCGTGGTGGAAGCGGCGATCAAAGCAGGGGCCAAGCGGATCTGGGCGCAGTCGGGCGTCTATGATGAAAAAGCGGCCGAACTCGCGAAAGCAAACGGTGTCGAAATCGTGATGGACCAATGCATCGCGGTGGCCCATACACAACTGGTAGGAGGGAAGTTCTAA
- a CDS encoding DUF4064 domain-containing protein, with protein sequence MKRTAEFGLGLAGGILGILFALAGVFFGEVAQSLAVEEGGLVAGLSWIALLFSVLGIIGAVLVRKKTVLASILMLVAAIGGFVCISFFYILPGILLIIAGIMGLVRKDKGLPE encoded by the coding sequence ATGAAACGCACAGCCGAGTTTGGATTGGGTCTTGCCGGAGGTATCTTGGGGATTTTGTTTGCGCTTGCCGGAGTCTTTTTTGGCGAAGTGGCGCAGTCATTGGCTGTGGAAGAAGGCGGTTTGGTGGCAGGATTGTCATGGATTGCGCTGCTCTTCTCCGTTTTAGGAATCATCGGAGCGGTGCTGGTGCGCAAGAAAACGGTGCTCGCCAGCATCCTCATGCTTGTGGCAGCGATCGGCGGTTTTGTCTGCATCTCATTTTTCTACATCTTGCCGGGGATCTTGCTGATCATCGCGGGGATCATGGGGCTGGTACGAAAGGATAAAGGGCTCCCGGAGTAG
- a CDS encoding S1 domain-containing protein, translating to MDTLRYVQQFGRSKKDNLKPSLLSKYHVGTIIEVFPFRIMDFGCFASTSDGLSGLIHNSEMSSVMQNNLQEMIDKQVPITARINKFDRRTGEIAFSLENKAKSSLHIESALQHETPVSETEVPTVSAEPEIELTAEALPEVADELQPYQFKINQPVHPEPVQKSIASDLSARLDQETSDIQKFLEGVLKQDLSPVARKMLRDLLQETSTFRFTYAMQTAVDAFEPDVGVQLMTSIERILRTKA from the coding sequence ATGGATACTTTGCGTTATGTTCAGCAGTTTGGCCGCTCGAAAAAAGACAACTTAAAGCCTAGCCTATTAAGCAAGTATCATGTGGGTACTATTATTGAAGTCTTTCCATTTCGCATCATGGATTTCGGCTGCTTCGCCTCCACATCGGACGGTCTGAGCGGTTTGATTCACAACAGCGAAATGTCATCGGTGATGCAAAACAATTTGCAAGAAATGATCGACAAGCAAGTGCCGATCACCGCTCGCATCAATAAATTTGATCGTCGCACTGGGGAAATTGCCTTCTCTTTGGAGAACAAAGCGAAATCATCTTTACATATCGAATCCGCTTTGCAGCACGAAACCCCTGTGAGCGAAACGGAAGTTCCCACCGTCAGCGCCGAACCGGAGATCGAACTTACAGCCGAAGCCCTGCCGGAAGTAGCAGACGAATTGCAACCTTACCAATTTAAAATTAATCAGCCCGTCCATCCTGAACCCGTACAAAAGTCGATCGCATCCGACCTGTCTGCGCGTTTGGATCAGGAGACGTCCGACATTCAAAAATTTCTCGAAGGCGTGTTGAAACAGGATTTGTCTCCTGTGGCTCGTAAAATGTTGCGCGACCTGTTACAAGAGACTTCCACCTTCCGCTTTACCTATGCGATGCAGACAGCGGTCGATGCATTCGAGCCAGATGTCGGTGTGCAACTGATGACCTCGATTGAACGCATCCTGCGCACGAAAGCGTAA
- a CDS encoding DsbA family oxidoreductase yields MAKLDFYFDYSCPWCYLATKTVRELAQEGVAIRYHVWKMPKDATPPPKPEGYMEAATAKLRELRVQLNMPLSSPIQSDTVPALIATKVADDLGRGEAFVEAAFLAHWANKQDISDRNVLVKIAESIGLDATNFQTALEDGAGQAAFEADLQQAQALNIDTIPSYLNEEARLLIHHFEDMPTLEQLRHIAQTK; encoded by the coding sequence ATGGCCAAACTCGATTTTTACTTCGATTACAGCTGTCCGTGGTGCTATCTCGCAACGAAAACGGTACGCGAACTGGCGCAAGAAGGTGTCGCGATTCGCTACCATGTCTGGAAAATGCCAAAAGACGCCACCCCGCCGCCAAAGCCAGAAGGATATATGGAAGCTGCGACCGCCAAGCTGCGCGAACTGCGCGTCCAGTTGAACATGCCTTTGTCGAGCCCGATCCAAAGTGATACCGTGCCCGCTCTGATCGCAACCAAAGTTGCGGACGATCTGGGACGTGGAGAAGCGTTTGTCGAAGCTGCTTTCCTCGCGCACTGGGCCAACAAACAGGACATTTCCGATCGCAACGTCTTGGTGAAAATCGCGGAGAGCATCGGTCTTGACGCGACCAACTTCCAAACCGCATTGGAGGATGGCGCAGGACAGGCCGCTTTTGAAGCAGACTTGCAACAAGCACAAGCGCTGAACATCGACACAATCCCGTCCTATTTAAATGAAGAAGCGCGACTGCTAATCCACCATTTTGAAGATATGCCGACTCTGGAGCAACTGCGCCATATTGCACAAACTAAATAA